Proteins from a genomic interval of Candidatus Methylomirabilis lanthanidiphila:
- a CDS encoding Beta-hexosaminidase A precursor — MTLLEAIGQLFILGFEGNRPSEALKAFVRELAPGGVILFGRNLGSPEEIAALTHALQAASSTPLFIAIDQEGGKVARLQAPFTRWPSAEAVGAAGSTELTAAIAASIARELMAVGINMNMAPVLDVLTNPANPVMAGRSYGSDPHMVARHGIAFFRGLAERGVIAVGKHFPGHGDTTVDSHLALPLVPHDLDRLSTVEFAPFAASISAGIPALMTAHLLIPALDREWPATLSRRILTDLLRQQMGFEGLVISDDLLMQGIADNTPPGEAAIRLLEAGGDLVLVCHDEAAQREALRAVAEAVETGRLSEARVRVSGDRIAKAKADYLREKPRASTEEIMAVVGCDAHQRLAERLA; from the coding sequence ATGACGCTCCTGGAGGCGATTGGTCAGCTTTTCATTCTCGGATTTGAGGGTAACCGACCGTCGGAAGCGCTCAAAGCTTTTGTGCGGGAGCTTGCCCCTGGTGGCGTGATTCTGTTTGGACGCAATCTTGGGAGCCCGGAGGAGATCGCGGCGCTGACACACGCACTCCAAGCGGCCTCGTCAACGCCGCTCTTCATCGCGATTGACCAGGAGGGTGGGAAGGTGGCTCGCCTGCAGGCTCCCTTCACGCGGTGGCCATCCGCCGAAGCCGTCGGGGCGGCGGGTTCTACGGAGCTGACTGCCGCCATTGCCGCATCGATCGCCAGGGAACTGATGGCGGTCGGAATCAATATGAATATGGCGCCGGTACTCGATGTGCTGACCAATCCCGCAAACCCGGTCATGGCGGGCCGAAGCTATGGGTCGGACCCGCACATGGTGGCCCGACATGGGATCGCCTTTTTCAGAGGGCTCGCAGAGCGGGGGGTGATAGCGGTCGGGAAGCACTTCCCGGGACACGGCGACACCACGGTTGATTCGCACCTGGCGCTCCCGCTCGTCCCGCATGACCTCGATAGGCTCTCAACGGTTGAGTTCGCTCCCTTCGCCGCCTCGATCAGCGCCGGCATTCCGGCGCTCATGACGGCTCATCTCCTTATTCCTGCTCTGGACCGGGAATGGCCGGCTACCCTGTCGCGACGGATCCTGACCGATCTGTTACGACAGCAGATGGGCTTCGAAGGTTTGGTGATCAGTGACGATCTCTTGATGCAGGGGATCGCTGACAATACTCCTCCTGGTGAGGCGGCCATTCGGTTGTTGGAGGCCGGAGGCGACCTTGTGTTGGTGTGCCATGACGAGGCGGCACAGCGAGAAGCGCTCCGTGCCGTGGCTGAAGCGGTAGAGACCGGGCGGCTGTCTGAGGCGAGGGTACGGGTTTCAGGTGACCGAATCGCCAAGGCAAAGGCGGACTACCTACGTGAGAAGCCGAGAGCATCTACCGAGGAGATCATGGCGGTTGTGGGCTGTGATGCCCACCAGCGGCTCGCAGAACGGCTCGCGTAG
- a CDS encoding glutamine amidotransferase-like protein yvdE: MRPKIGITSWHYLDDDERWQAILEGYPRAILEAGGLPLILPTTSTEPVIADAYLDIIDGLLLTGGADVHPSFYDQTILERCGEIDEERDRFEVELVHAARGRDVPLLGICRGLQVLNVALGGSLYQDLSYRQETDPAHQSPRDRRREPVHQIAIAEGSRLAGILGARELRVTSTHHQIIRDLAPGLTVNAVAPDGVVEGVEGTGRFLLAVHWHPERMFTHHPEQLALFRALVDAAAKSP, encoded by the coding sequence ATGCGACCGAAGATTGGGATTACGAGCTGGCATTATCTGGATGACGACGAACGCTGGCAGGCGATCCTGGAAGGCTACCCCCGTGCTATCCTGGAAGCCGGCGGCTTGCCGCTGATCCTTCCCACTACCTCTACGGAGCCGGTCATAGCCGACGCATACCTGGACATCATCGATGGACTCCTCCTGACTGGAGGGGCCGACGTTCATCCTTCCTTCTACGACCAGACCATCCTGGAACGATGCGGCGAGATCGACGAAGAGCGGGATCGCTTCGAAGTAGAGCTGGTTCACGCCGCCCGCGGCCGCGACGTCCCGCTTCTGGGGATATGCCGGGGGCTCCAGGTCCTGAATGTGGCGCTGGGCGGCAGCCTCTATCAGGACCTCTCCTATCGGCAAGAGACCGACCCGGCTCATCAAAGCCCACGGGACCGGCGCAGGGAGCCGGTCCATCAGATAGCTATTGCGGAAGGCTCACGCCTCGCCGGGATTCTCGGCGCGCGGGAGTTACGCGTAACCAGCACCCATCACCAAATCATCCGCGACCTGGCGCCGGGCCTCACGGTCAATGCGGTGGCTCCTGACGGCGTCGTTGAAGGCGTTGAGGGTACCGGACGGTTTCTCCTCGCCGTCCACTGGCATCCCGAGCGGATGTTCACCCATCATCCGGAGCAACTCGCGCTTTTTCGGGCGCTGGTTGACGCCGCCGCTAAATCGCCCTGA
- a CDS encoding D-aminoacylase produces the protein MATYDLIIRGADLIDGTGAPARRADLAVAGDRIAQIGRIAPSLGYRVIEATGLTLAPGFVDIHSHSDYHLLLQPTADSAVRQGVTLEIGGNCGYAAAPIWGPWLEERATLYRNLYGLDHDWRSVAQYFAQLEAVGISENFGLLIGHNTLRGSAMGGVDRAPSAHELEAMIDGARQGMAEGALGLSTGLLYAPACFSGPEELIAIAAAVQDCSGILTCHMRSEGDGLLEAIDEIIGVAERANIPLQISHLKTSGERNWPKLHDAFRRIEDAQARGLNVSCDRYPYTASNTGLQAVLPDWALEGRQRERVERLRNPAARARMTQDLASRYPWDYWSRLMIAEVTQDEHRRYEGLRVSEAAKLAAAEPVDFVLELLLAEQMQVDGIFFTMCEDNLQAILTKPYTMIGSDSGCRSHEGPLSHGRPHPRTFGTFPRVLGHFVRERCLLDLPLAIKKMTGDPCRKLGLWDRGHLQPGCVADLVLFDSATVSDRATYEAPIRYPVGIHHVFVNGVSVVEAGEHTGARPGRVVRRAS, from the coding sequence ATGGCTACCTATGACTTGATAATCCGCGGTGCCGATCTGATTGATGGGACCGGAGCGCCTGCGCGACGAGCCGACCTCGCCGTTGCTGGGGATCGGATCGCACAGATCGGGCGGATTGCCCCATCCTTGGGGTATCGTGTCATCGAGGCAACCGGCCTCACGCTTGCCCCTGGCTTTGTCGATATCCACTCACACTCCGATTATCATCTGCTGCTTCAGCCGACGGCCGACAGCGCCGTTCGACAGGGGGTGACCCTCGAAATCGGGGGCAACTGCGGCTACGCAGCCGCCCCGATATGGGGACCCTGGCTCGAAGAACGGGCGACCCTGTACCGGAACCTGTACGGCCTCGATCATGATTGGCGCAGTGTCGCCCAGTACTTCGCGCAACTGGAGGCAGTCGGGATCTCGGAGAACTTCGGCCTGCTGATCGGCCACAACACACTGCGGGGCTCAGCCATGGGAGGCGTCGATCGCGCACCTTCAGCACACGAGTTGGAGGCGATGATCGACGGAGCGCGACAAGGGATGGCTGAGGGCGCACTTGGTCTGTCCACAGGCCTGTTATATGCCCCGGCCTGCTTCTCCGGACCGGAGGAACTTATAGCGATTGCCGCCGCGGTGCAGGATTGCAGCGGTATCCTCACCTGCCATATGCGGAGCGAAGGCGACGGGTTGCTTGAGGCGATCGACGAGATTATCGGCGTAGCGGAGCGCGCGAACATTCCGCTTCAGATCTCTCACCTCAAGACCTCCGGTGAGCGCAACTGGCCGAAGCTTCATGACGCATTTCGCCGTATCGAAGATGCGCAGGCAAGAGGCCTCAACGTCTCCTGCGACCGGTACCCGTATACGGCCTCCAACACCGGGCTTCAGGCGGTCCTACCGGATTGGGCCCTGGAAGGCCGACAACGGGAGAGAGTCGAACGGCTGCGCAATCCGGCAGCGCGCGCCCGCATGACACAAGACCTCGCCTCGCGCTACCCATGGGATTACTGGTCCCGGCTGATGATTGCTGAGGTGACGCAGGACGAGCACCGACGGTATGAGGGATTGCGGGTCAGCGAGGCAGCAAAGCTGGCAGCCGCGGAACCGGTCGACTTTGTTCTCGAATTGCTGCTGGCAGAGCAGATGCAGGTCGATGGCATCTTCTTCACGATGTGTGAAGACAACCTGCAAGCGATCCTTACAAAGCCCTATACGATGATCGGGTCTGACTCCGGCTGTCGGAGCCATGAGGGCCCGCTCAGTCACGGTCGTCCACATCCGCGAACCTTCGGGACCTTCCCCAGGGTACTGGGCCATTTTGTGCGAGAACGGTGTCTGCTCGATCTGCCGCTTGCCATCAAGAAGATGACCGGGGATCCATGCCGTAAGCTTGGCCTGTGGGACCGGGGGCATCTGCAGCCCGGCTGCGTGGCGGACCTGGTCCTCTTTGACTCAGCGACCGTATCCGACCGGGCGACCTACGAGGCGCCGATCCGGTACCCTGTCGGCATTCATCACGTCTTTGTTAACGGGGTATCGGTGGTGGAGGCCGGTGAGCACACCGGCGCCAGACCCGGCCGCGTCGTGCGCAGGGCATCATAG
- a CDS encoding anhydro-N-acetylmuramic acid kinase — translation MNVIGLMSGTSADGIDAALLEITPGAKQPALRLVHFEVYPFPSGLRRQILRTADAGSGATSEICRLNVLLGELFAKAAVQLSRRAGIPLRDVALIGSHGQTIAHLPNPVVEHSVSVRATLQIGEPSVIAERTGVTTIADFRHRDIAARGEGAPLTPYLHTLLFRHLRQDRMVLNLGGIANLTFLPRGRGPRGVLAFDTGPGNVLIDGLVVRLSGGAMHADLDGRIAAAGAVNRRLLRFLMAHPFLKRHSPKSTGRDTFGPPLIDALLHRAAAQGIPKQDLVATVTAFTAKAVALHVTRDLPAGAVSAELITCGGGVNNLTLIKQLQEALPECRLLSADEAGFPGRAIEASAFALLAYLTACGRPGNLPHITGASHRAILGKIVPGRTFRGIRFT, via the coding sequence ATGAATGTCATCGGCCTCATGTCGGGGACGTCGGCCGACGGGATCGATGCCGCACTTCTGGAGATTACTCCGGGTGCGAAGCAACCGGCACTTCGCCTTGTACACTTTGAGGTCTATCCTTTCCCCAGCGGGCTTCGGCGGCAGATTCTACGAACGGCGGACGCCGGATCGGGCGCTACCTCCGAAATCTGTCGCTTAAATGTGCTGCTCGGTGAGCTATTCGCGAAAGCGGCGGTGCAGTTGTCCAGACGCGCTGGCATCCCCTTGCGCGATGTAGCCCTGATCGGTTCGCACGGACAGACTATCGCTCATTTGCCGAATCCCGTGGTTGAACACAGCGTATCGGTTCGCGCCACGTTGCAGATCGGTGAGCCGTCGGTCATCGCCGAGCGAACGGGGGTGACGACCATAGCCGACTTCCGCCATCGGGACATAGCCGCACGCGGTGAGGGGGCGCCGCTTACACCGTATCTGCATACGCTCCTTTTTCGACATCTGCGACAAGACCGGATGGTCCTGAATCTCGGCGGGATCGCAAACCTCACCTTCCTACCGAGGGGACGCGGGCCGCGCGGCGTACTCGCGTTTGACACCGGACCCGGTAATGTCTTGATTGATGGCCTTGTCGTACGGTTGAGTGGCGGGGCAATGCACGCCGACCTGGATGGCCGAATCGCTGCGGCTGGAGCAGTCAACCGGCGACTGCTGCGCTTCCTCATGGCTCACCCGTTCTTAAAACGCCACTCGCCAAAGAGCACCGGCAGAGACACCTTCGGTCCGCCCCTGATCGATGCCCTGCTCCACCGTGCCGCGGCACAGGGCATTCCTAAACAGGACCTGGTCGCGACTGTTACGGCCTTTACGGCGAAGGCGGTCGCCCTTCATGTCACACGCGACCTGCCGGCCGGCGCTGTTTCGGCAGAACTGATCACCTGTGGCGGCGGCGTCAACAATTTGACGCTGATCAAACAGCTTCAAGAGGCGCTGCCTGAGTGCCGCCTCCTGAGCGCCGACGAAGCGGGCTTCCCAGGCCGCGCCATTGAGGCCTCGGCCTTCGCGCTCTTGGCCTACCTGACAGCCTGCGGTCGGCCAGGCAATCTGCCCCACATCACCGGGGCGAGTCATCGCGCAATCCTCGGCAAGATTGTACCAGGACGGACTTTTCGGGGAATACGGTTCACGTGA
- a CDS encoding peptidase M20 domain-containing protein 2 (Aminoacylase 1-like protein 2) encodes MPVKDEVSSAVDRLSSTLSAVGRFLHLHPELAYEERESARYLTSLLRAHHFEVIEGVGGLPTAFIATAGVDHPSATVAFLAEYDALPVLGHACGHNLIAASSVGAALALQPFLSAIGGRLQVVGCPAEEKGGGKIALVKAGLFADVDAALLVHPSNRTEIFKSALAMRALRVEFFGKASHAAAAPYLGINALDALVLAFTNLNALRQQLRDDARIHGIITDGGRAPNIIPDHSAARFCIRSLDLDYLGDLYGRVVGCFEGAAKATGATVTIDDEGEMYHPMRCNRALGALFRANLEALGERIEQTPEDQELGSTDVGNVSQVVPTIHPTIALTDQLDVVCHSAAFAEAAGGSAGDRTILLAGKALAMTAVDLFTDSTARRYIQEEFGARHARRSGPDQPAATVRVI; translated from the coding sequence ATGCCCGTCAAAGATGAGGTCAGCTCGGCGGTCGATCGACTATCGAGTACGCTGAGCGCGGTCGGCCGCTTCCTGCACCTGCATCCGGAGTTAGCTTACGAGGAGCGAGAGTCGGCGCGATATCTGACCTCACTCCTCAGGGCGCACCACTTTGAGGTGATCGAGGGGGTTGGCGGGTTACCCACCGCGTTTATCGCCACGGCGGGTGTCGATCACCCATCAGCAACTGTTGCCTTTCTTGCCGAATACGATGCACTCCCCGTACTCGGCCACGCCTGCGGTCACAATCTGATCGCAGCGAGTTCCGTTGGTGCCGCGTTAGCCTTACAGCCATTTCTGTCCGCGATCGGAGGACGGCTGCAGGTGGTCGGTTGCCCCGCCGAGGAAAAAGGCGGAGGTAAGATTGCCCTGGTGAAGGCCGGGCTGTTCGCCGACGTCGACGCCGCGCTTCTCGTCCACCCGAGCAACCGAACCGAAATATTCAAGAGCGCCCTGGCGATGCGCGCGCTTCGCGTTGAATTCTTCGGAAAGGCCAGCCACGCCGCGGCGGCCCCTTATCTCGGTATCAATGCGCTCGACGCACTGGTGCTTGCCTTCACAAACCTCAATGCGCTGCGCCAACAGCTCCGAGACGACGCCAGAATCCACGGGATCATCACCGACGGCGGTCGCGCGCCCAATATCATTCCGGACCATTCGGCCGCCAGATTCTGTATTCGTTCGCTCGATCTCGACTACCTTGGCGACCTGTATGGGCGCGTGGTCGGCTGCTTCGAGGGGGCGGCAAAGGCTACAGGTGCCACGGTTACAATCGATGATGAAGGCGAGATGTACCACCCCATGAGGTGTAACCGCGCCTTAGGCGCTCTCTTTCGGGCAAACCTCGAGGCATTAGGGGAACGGATAGAGCAGACGCCCGAGGATCAGGAGCTGGGCTCGACTGATGTGGGCAACGTCAGCCAGGTCGTCCCCACGATTCATCCGACCATCGCGCTCACCGACCAACTCGACGTCGTCTGCCACTCCGCCGCCTTTGCCGAAGCCGCCGGTGGATCGGCCGGCGATCGCACCATCCTGCTCGCAGGCAAAGCGTTGGCCATGACGGCGGTCGATCTGTTCACCGATTCCACCGCGCGGCGGTACATCCAGGAAGAGTTTGGAGCGCGTCACGCTCGGCGTTCCGGTCCCGACCAACCGGCGGCAACCGTCCGCGTCATATAA
- a CDS encoding 17 kDa surface antigen, whose translation MAVSFRQGIALLLCLFLVTGGTLGCAAIEEQVKAHPETALGAGIGAAAGMLTGGLIFGNAAGTLVGGLLGGLTGGVVGNVVEARSWDRSTTSQRYRYNPTQGTILRIEAVEAHPAQIHPGDTINLNMRFAVLAPNDQQTVQVTERRQISFNGSAVGDSTLQVQRMGGTWTSSQPLILPANAASGSYQVVMTVKADGKEAAQHTTFTVIR comes from the coding sequence ATGGCCGTTTCTTTCAGACAAGGGATCGCGTTATTGCTGTGTCTGTTCTTAGTGACCGGCGGCACGCTGGGTTGCGCAGCGATCGAAGAGCAGGTAAAGGCACATCCCGAAACCGCCCTCGGCGCCGGTATTGGGGCTGCGGCCGGTATGTTGACCGGAGGGTTGATATTCGGCAACGCCGCCGGAACACTGGTGGGCGGACTTCTGGGCGGTCTCACGGGCGGCGTCGTCGGCAATGTTGTAGAGGCGCGATCGTGGGATCGGTCGACAACATCCCAACGTTACCGCTACAACCCCACGCAGGGAACCATACTCAGAATCGAGGCCGTCGAGGCGCATCCGGCGCAGATCCACCCGGGCGATACGATCAACCTCAACATGAGGTTTGCGGTGCTTGCGCCCAACGATCAGCAGACCGTTCAAGTCACAGAGCGCCGACAGATCTCCTTCAACGGTTCCGCAGTCGGCGACTCAACCCTGCAAGTGCAGCGCATGGGCGGAACGTGGACCAGCAGTCAGCCGCTTATCCTCCCCGCGAATGCAGCGAGTGGAAGCTATCAGGTCGTCATGACTGTGAAGGCGGATGGCAAGGAAGCCGCTCAACACACTACCTTTACTGTCATCCGATAA
- a CDS encoding AsnC family protein, whose translation MVHAYVFIITSKAREQEVADAIGELPMVKFTHSVTGNIDVIAFIEAPDLSALWDTVNHVQALPAVTRTTTSLVVEPV comes from the coding sequence ATGGTTCACGCCTATGTCTTTATTATAACGAGCAAGGCCAGGGAGCAAGAGGTGGCAGATGCAATCGGAGAGCTGCCAATGGTCAAGTTCACGCATAGTGTCACCGGCAATATCGATGTGATAGCCTTTATCGAAGCTCCGGATCTCAGCGCGCTGTGGGATACCGTCAATCATGTTCAAGCCCTGCCGGCGGTGACACGAACCACCACCAGTCTGGTCGTTGAACCGGTATAG
- a CDS encoding aminopeptidase — protein MVSESGIRTHLERLVGPRDPYAGYARMEAAADTIAHALTELGLQLVEDRFRCDGRWYRNLIASHPGSSRHGQVLVVAHYDTVPNCPGADDNASGVAGLLEIAGAVTDHHFRDDLVFIAFALEEYGNPGSLYYAERAKACGAPIRGVFDLEMIGYTGPTQAIPPGIQAPALGDFIGVVGNRQSDGLVALFKETAALVAPMLPVQALVVEDNGANLPLVRQSDHAAFWDAGYPAVMITDTAFLRNPHYHLPTDTLDTLNLRFLRQVAATTAASAASLAGFA, from the coding sequence ATGGTTTCCGAATCCGGTATACGCACGCATCTCGAACGGCTTGTTGGGCCAAGAGACCCGTATGCCGGCTACGCCCGTATGGAAGCGGCTGCGGATACGATCGCTCACGCATTGACGGAATTGGGCCTGCAGCTTGTGGAGGATCGCTTCAGGTGCGACGGCCGATGGTACCGAAATCTGATCGCGTCGCATCCCGGGTCGTCCCGTCATGGACAGGTGCTGGTCGTCGCCCACTACGATACCGTCCCGAATTGTCCAGGGGCCGACGATAATGCCAGCGGAGTCGCCGGACTGCTTGAGATCGCCGGAGCCGTGACCGATCACCACTTCCGGGACGATCTGGTCTTCATTGCCTTTGCACTTGAAGAGTACGGAAACCCAGGCAGCCTGTACTATGCAGAACGGGCCAAGGCGTGTGGCGCGCCGATTCGAGGTGTCTTCGACTTGGAAATGATTGGCTATACCGGTCCTACGCAGGCGATTCCCCCAGGAATCCAGGCGCCGGCCCTAGGAGATTTCATCGGTGTGGTGGGAAACCGACAATCGGATGGACTCGTCGCGCTCTTCAAAGAGACAGCGGCCCTGGTTGCCCCCATGCTACCCGTACAGGCTTTAGTCGTAGAGGACAACGGGGCGAACCTACCACTCGTGCGCCAGAGCGATCATGCGGCTTTCTGGGACGCCGGCTACCCCGCTGTCATGATTACCGACACTGCTTTCCTGCGTAACCCGCATTACCATCTGCCGACGGATACCCTTGACACGCTTAATCTTCGTTTTCTTCGGCAGGTAGCGGCAACGACCGCCGCATCGGCTGCTTCGCTGGCCGGCTTCGCCTGA
- a CDS encoding methyltransferase type 11: MVALDYKQITRAYAILSPMYDLLFERVFHPGRVAAVQLLDVKPNDIVLEVGIGTGLNLPLYPQDCHLVGIDLSRPMLSKAEEKVRDYGMTNVTIKEMDASKLEFPDAHFDHVLATYVISAVPEPVQVLQEIKRVCKKKGHIVILNHFKSENPVVGTMEELIAPLCTRLGFKTDLRLMPVLKAAQLIPEQLHRVNMLNGWRLVRCLNE, from the coding sequence ATGGTCGCCTTAGACTACAAGCAGATCACGCGAGCCTATGCCATCTTGTCCCCTATGTACGACCTCCTGTTCGAAAGAGTGTTTCACCCGGGGCGCGTTGCGGCAGTACAACTTCTCGATGTCAAGCCGAACGACATCGTCCTCGAGGTCGGGATCGGTACAGGGTTGAACCTCCCGCTCTACCCGCAGGATTGCCACCTCGTCGGCATCGACCTGTCTCGACCGATGTTGAGCAAGGCCGAGGAGAAGGTGAGAGACTATGGGATGACCAACGTCACCATTAAAGAGATGGATGCGTCGAAGCTGGAGTTTCCCGACGCACACTTCGATCATGTGTTGGCCACGTACGTCATTAGCGCCGTACCAGAACCGGTGCAGGTCCTCCAAGAGATCAAACGAGTGTGCAAGAAGAAGGGCCACATCGTCATTTTAAACCATTTTAAGAGCGAGAACCCGGTTGTCGGTACCATGGAGGAACTGATCGCGCCGTTGTGTACCAGGCTTGGGTTCAAGACCGATCTCAGGCTGATGCCGGTCCTGAAGGCGGCGCAACTGATACCCGAACAGTTGCACCGCGTTAATATGCTGAATGGCTGGCGCCTCGTTCGTTGTCTGAATGAATAA